One segment of Bacteroides caecimuris DNA contains the following:
- a CDS encoding C-GCAxxG-C-C family protein has product MEDRIQKAVEFFKSGYNCSQSVVAAFADMYGFTQEQALRMSASFGGGIGRMRETCGAACGMFLLAGLETGATEATDREGKAANYAVVQELATEFKKRNGSLICGELLGLKKKEPVSTIPEERTVQYYSKRPCAKMVEEAARIWSEYLEKHLK; this is encoded by the coding sequence ATGGAAGATAGAATACAGAAAGCAGTGGAGTTTTTTAAGAGTGGATATAACTGCTCACAGTCGGTGGTAGCGGCTTTTGCGGACATGTATGGATTTACACAGGAACAGGCATTGCGTATGAGTGCTTCTTTTGGCGGAGGCATCGGACGGATGCGTGAAACGTGTGGAGCTGCCTGCGGCATGTTCTTACTGGCAGGCTTAGAAACCGGTGCTACGGAAGCGACAGACCGGGAAGGAAAAGCTGCCAATTATGCGGTAGTGCAAGAATTGGCAACTGAATTTAAGAAGCGTAACGGCTCGCTGATTTGTGGTGAATTGTTGGGGTTAAAGAAAAAAGAGCCGGTTTCCACCATTCCGGAAGAGCGTACAGTTCAATATTATAGCAAGCGCCCTTGTGCAAAAATGGTTGAAGAAGCAGCAAGAATTTGGTCTGAATATCTCGAAAAGCATCTAAAATGA
- a CDS encoding winged helix-turn-helix domain-containing protein, with translation MLKEKAGVIAGTIWNTLNETEGMTAKQLKKATKLVDKDLFLGLGWLLREDKISVEEVEGELFIKLI, from the coding sequence ATGTTGAAAGAAAAAGCTGGTGTAATTGCAGGTACTATCTGGAATACACTGAATGAAACAGAAGGAATGACTGCCAAGCAGCTTAAAAAAGCGACTAAATTGGTTGACAAAGATCTGTTTCTCGGCCTTGGCTGGTTATTGAGAGAAGACAAAATCTCTGTGGAAGAAGTTGAAGGTGAACTCTTCATCAAATTGATCTAA
- a CDS encoding secondary thiamine-phosphate synthase enzyme YjbQ codes for MATTFDIQLPHYSRGFHLITRDIVSQLPALPESGLLVVFIKHTSAGLTINENADPDVRHDFQTFFNKLVPDGTPYFLHTLEGPDDMSAHIKASLIGSSVTIPIKNHRLNLGTWQGVYLCEFRDGGDTRKLSITIL; via the coding sequence ATGGCTACAACATTTGATATCCAACTACCTCATTATTCGCGCGGATTTCATCTAATCACGCGCGATATTGTCTCACAGCTACCCGCACTTCCTGAAAGCGGTCTGCTGGTAGTCTTTATCAAACACACTTCTGCCGGACTAACCATCAACGAAAATGCAGACCCAGACGTACGGCATGACTTTCAGACGTTTTTTAATAAACTCGTTCCCGACGGTACTCCCTACTTCCTCCATACCCTTGAAGGTCCTGACGATATGAGTGCCCATATAAAAGCCTCCCTGATAGGAAGCTCGGTCACCATACCCATCAAGAACCATCGTTTAAATCTAGGCACATGGCAAGGCGTCTACCTCTGCGAGTTTCGCGACGGAGGAGACACCCGCAAATTGAGTATTACCATTCTATAA
- the lepA gene encoding translation elongation factor 4: MKNIRNFCIIAHIDHGKSTLADRLLEFTHTIQVTSGQMLDNMDLEKERGITIKSHAIQMEYTYQGEKYILNLIDTPGHVDFSYEVSRSIAACEGALLIVDASQGVQAQTISNLYMAIEHDLEIIPVINKCDMASANPEEVEDEIVELLGCKREEVIRASGKTGMGVEEILAAVIERIPHPEGDEDAPLQALIFDSVFNSFRGIIAYFKIENGIIRKGDKVKFFNTGKEYDADEVGVLKMDMVPRNELRTGDVGYIISGIKTSKEVKVGDTITHIARPCDKAIAGFEEVKPMVFAGVYPIEAEDFEDLRASLEKLQLNDASLTFQPESSLALGFGFRCGFLGLLHMEIVQERLDREFDMNVITTVPNVSYNIYDKQGNMKEVHNPGGMPDPTLIDHIEEPYIKASIITTTDYIGPIMTLCLGKRGELLKQEYISGNRVEIYYNMPLGEIVIDFYDKLKSISKGYASFDYQPNGFRTSKLVKLDILLNGEPVDALSTLTHIDNAYDMGRRMCEKLKELIPRQQFEIAIQAAIGAKIIARETIKAVRKDVTAKCYGGDVSRKRKLLEKQKRGKKRMKQIGNVEVPQKAFLAVLKLD; this comes from the coding sequence ATGAAGAATATACGCAACTTTTGCATTATTGCTCATATTGATCACGGTAAGTCGACTTTGGCTGACCGTTTGTTGGAGTTTACACATACCATTCAGGTGACTTCCGGGCAGATGCTTGATAATATGGATCTGGAGAAAGAAAGGGGGATCACTATTAAGAGCCATGCTATCCAGATGGAATATACTTATCAAGGGGAGAAGTATATCCTTAACTTGATTGACACTCCGGGACATGTGGACTTTTCGTATGAGGTATCGCGTTCTATTGCTGCATGTGAAGGTGCGTTGCTGATTGTTGATGCTTCACAAGGAGTGCAGGCGCAGACGATTTCAAATCTGTATATGGCCATTGAGCATGACCTTGAGATTATTCCGGTGATTAATAAATGTGACATGGCGAGTGCCAATCCCGAAGAAGTGGAAGATGAGATTGTTGAATTGTTGGGCTGCAAACGGGAGGAAGTAATTCGTGCGTCCGGCAAGACGGGGATGGGAGTGGAAGAGATATTGGCAGCTGTGATTGAACGGATTCCTCATCCGGAAGGAGACGAGGATGCCCCGTTGCAAGCGTTGATTTTCGACTCTGTGTTCAACTCTTTCCGTGGAATTATAGCCTATTTCAAGATTGAGAACGGTATAATACGCAAGGGTGATAAGGTGAAATTCTTCAATACGGGAAAAGAGTATGACGCCGATGAGGTGGGGGTGCTTAAAATGGATATGGTTCCCCGCAACGAGCTTCGTACGGGAGATGTAGGATATATTATTTCGGGTATCAAGACTTCCAAAGAGGTGAAGGTGGGAGATACCATTACGCATATCGCCCGTCCGTGCGACAAGGCTATTGCCGGTTTTGAGGAAGTGAAGCCGATGGTGTTTGCCGGAGTTTATCCGATTGAGGCGGAGGACTTTGAAGACCTGCGTGCGTCTCTGGAGAAGTTGCAGTTGAATGACGCATCTTTGACTTTCCAGCCGGAATCTTCGCTGGCACTGGGTTTCGGTTTCCGTTGCGGATTCCTGGGATTGCTCCATATGGAGATTGTACAGGAACGGTTGGACCGCGAGTTTGACATGAACGTGATTACCACCGTGCCCAATGTATCGTACAACATATATGACAAGCAAGGCAATATGAAGGAGGTGCATAACCCCGGAGGTATGCCCGATCCTACATTAATAGATCATATTGAAGAACCGTATATCAAGGCGTCTATCATCACTACGACCGATTACATAGGACCTATCATGACGCTTTGCCTGGGCAAGCGCGGCGAGCTTCTCAAGCAGGAGTACATCTCCGGCAATCGGGTGGAGATCTATTATAATATGCCTTTGGGAGAGATTGTCATCGACTTTTATGATAAACTGAAGAGTATCTCCAAAGGTTATGCTTCGTTCGACTATCAGCCCAACGGCTTCCGTACTTCCAAACTGGTGAAACTTGATATTTTGCTGAACGGTGAGCCTGTGGATGCGCTTTCTACATTGACGCATATCGACAATGCGTATGATATGGGCAGGAGGATGTGTGAGAAGTTGAAGGAACTTATTCCTCGCCAGCAGTTTGAAATTGCCATTCAGGCAGCTATCGGTGCCAAAATTATCGCTCGCGAAACCATTAAGGCAGTCCGTAAGGATGTGACTGCGAAGTGTTACGGGGGTGACGTGAGCCGTAAGCGTAAACTGCTTGAAAAGCAGAAAAGAGGTAAAAAACGAATGAAACAAATCGGTAACGTGGAAGTGCCTCAGAAAGCCTTCCTTGCTGTACTGAAACTGGATTAA
- the nhaA gene encoding Na+/H+ antiporter NhaA, with product MTILRTMRNFSSMNITASILLFLAAISAAVIANSSVAPVYQAFLSHELHLQIGSFNLLSHGGENLRMIEFINDGLMTIFFLLVGLEIKRELLVGELSFFRKAALPFIAACGGMLVPVIIYMLICPPGSVGGQGSAIPMATDIAFSLGVLSLLGNRVPLSLKIFLTAFAVVDDIGGILVIAIFYSSHVSYGYLLVAALLYAFLYFIGKWGATNKIFFLVIGVVIWYLFLQSGIHSTISGVILAFVIPAKPRLNVGKYIEDIRRIIAGFPTMESGSIVLTNEQIARLKEVESASDRVISPLQSLEDNLHGAVNYLILPLFAFVNAGVVFSGGGELVGNVGIAVAAGLLFGKFIGIYSFTWLAIRTGLTPRPLGMNWMNLTGVALLGGIGFTVSLFIANLSFGTDYPVLLNQAKFGVLSGSILSGLLGYMVLRVVLAKGQGR from the coding sequence ATGACTATTTTGCGGACTATGCGGAATTTCTCATCCATGAATATCACAGCGAGTATTCTTCTGTTTCTGGCTGCTATTTCGGCAGCCGTCATTGCGAACTCTTCTGTGGCTCCGGTGTATCAGGCGTTCTTATCGCATGAACTTCATTTGCAGATTGGTAGTTTTAATTTACTTTCGCACGGTGGGGAGAATCTACGGATGATTGAGTTTATCAATGATGGCTTGATGACGATTTTCTTTTTGCTGGTGGGGCTGGAAATCAAGCGGGAATTGCTGGTGGGCGAGCTTTCTTTTTTCCGCAAGGCGGCGTTGCCTTTTATCGCTGCTTGTGGTGGCATGCTGGTTCCTGTAATTATATATATGCTGATTTGCCCGCCGGGCAGTGTCGGCGGACAAGGGTCCGCCATCCCGATGGCAACGGATATTGCTTTTTCATTGGGTGTGTTGAGTTTGCTGGGGAATCGCGTTCCGCTGAGCCTGAAAATTTTTCTGACGGCTTTTGCGGTTGTCGATGATATTGGCGGTATTCTGGTGATTGCCATTTTTTATAGTTCACATGTCTCTTACGGTTATCTTCTGGTGGCTGCGTTGCTTTATGCTTTTCTTTATTTTATCGGAAAATGGGGGGCAACAAATAAGATTTTCTTTTTAGTGATTGGGGTCGTTATCTGGTATTTATTTTTGCAATCGGGTATTCATAGTACGATCTCCGGGGTTATCTTGGCTTTTGTTATTCCCGCAAAGCCTCGTTTGAACGTAGGGAAGTATATTGAAGATATCCGCCGTATAATAGCCGGCTTCCCGACAATGGAGTCGGGAAGTATTGTGTTGACTAATGAGCAGATTGCCAGACTGAAAGAGGTGGAGTCGGCTTCCGACCGTGTGATTAGTCCGTTGCAATCATTGGAAGACAATCTGCATGGGGCGGTCAATTACCTGATTCTTCCGCTTTTTGCTTTTGTCAATGCTGGTGTTGTGTTTAGCGGGGGCGGCGAGTTGGTCGGCAACGTGGGTATTGCGGTGGCAGCCGGTTTGCTGTTTGGCAAATTCATCGGTATTTATTCGTTCACCTGGTTGGCTATCAGAACAGGACTGACTCCCAGACCATTGGGAATGAACTGGATGAATCTTACCGGAGTTGCATTGTTGGGTGGCATCGGTTTTACCGTATCGCTTTTCATTGCCAACCTTTCTTTCGGAACTGATTATCCGGTCTTGTTGAACCAGGCTAAGTTTGGAGTGTTGTCGGGTTCCATACTTTCTGGATTATTGGGGTATATGGTGCTTCGGGTGGTGCTTGCAAAGGGGCAGGGGCGTTGA